cagAATCTTATAATAGCACCGGAAACACAGACAAGAAATGAATCAATCTTCAGTATTGTGTCAATAGCTCttgtaaattttattttagctaAATGTTTCAATTGAAAATTAGTGTTTGGTTACTTACTTTCGCACACACTTGGTTAATTGGAGGAAATAAAAGTTCAAACGGTTTTCATCAAATATCCCTCAGTTTTCACAAAATTCACTAAATAACCCTCGACTTTTCAAAATTCACTAAATACCCCTAACATTCAATAAAATTCACCAAATTCTCTTAATGACGTCATCAACCCCAAATTAATATCTAATAGACCCACCCATTAAACCCCCCCTAATTAACCACACACTAACCCCTTCCCTTTccttcaccaccaccaccaccacccctgCGAGCCCCCTGCCAGCTCCGCCCTTCAGCCGTCGCCGCCCAatttctctcctctccccttccCCGTTTTTTTTCTCTCCTCTAGTTGAAAACATCTGGGAAGGAATTTCCCTAATgttcttgattaattgttgaggGATTTGAAGATGATGGAGATCGACAACATCAACAAGAACTCGATGTGGGCACTGTCCCCATCATCTAATCTCTCACAACTCAACATCTTTCCTCACCAAGTTACCATCTGTTTTGAACACCCTGCCAACAACACTCTCAAATAAAATGCCATCGGGACACGagagcagaggagagagaatgagaaGGGTGGTGGTTGTTGGTGGACCAGACCTGAATGGGTCGTTGAAGGGTATGATTAGGGACAACATCCTTGGTGTGGTGTGTAGAACCTGCATAGTAGCAGGACACGTGTTGTTGCCGGTGTCTAGGCACCATTGGATGCTAGTGCGGTCGTAGGTAACACCGGTACACAGACTCAATGGAGATTTCATCATATCGAGTGAGGTTGGACAACCTGAAAAAACTAGGCACACTCATATATAATTCATCCTTGCTCTAAACTCCATATCTCTCCTCACCAAATCACCATCTGTTTCAACTACATAAAGAGGAATGAGGTTTAGGTttgggttcgggttcgggttcgggttcgggttcaaCGAGGACGAAGGAGAGAAAGAAGATGGTTGGGGTCGCTAGCGACTGATTTTCTTGGGTTTTCGACGATAGGTCAAGGGAAGGAGGAAGGGGGAGAGGGAAAAGAAAATGGGTGGGTTagtgggttaatgggtgggttaattaggGGGTTAGTGGTTAACCTATCCATCTATACCTTGTTGTATTTAAAAACTCAAACCATAGTGACATGTGTTTACTTACCCATCATCTCCATCTTTTTTCCCTTTATTTTTCGGTTTTGATTGACTCATTAATTCAATATTAGTACTTTGTATTAAAATTGTGAAAACTCAAAAGACACCCTTgtatataaaaaaagaaaaaaaaaactcaaaaggacATCCATAATAAAAGCATAGAAATATATAATGACAAATCAATAAGCGTTAGTACTTATacttaataatattttaaattcttaacttcaaaaaataatactccctctgtcccttaatactcgcaccggtttgaccggtgcggagtttaagacatttgaattgacttattaatttaatggtgttagttgatagtggagtatttttttaatattgttagtgggaaatgtggaggtggggagtggtgagtggaggatgtgaatttttaaataattttttgtaaataataggggtgtaggtggggtagtaggtaagtgtgagaaacaatataatagtaataaaaatttctatttatagaaacggtgcaagtattaagggacggcccgaaaaggaaagcggtgcgagtattaagggacggagggagtaagagtAAAAGAAAACTCAACATTTTTCCAATAAACCATCAACCTTTCATCTCTCATGCCCccttataaataaatttgaCTCCCAACCATTTTTCGTTATATCATTCACACAATCAACATACATTTTTAGAGGTAATATGCTTTTATTTTATGTACCTTCCAGTCTTCCACTTCTTCTATGATTACGTCTTAAATTTTcccatttattttaattaataatcatTTTTCTTTGCTATTTTAGAAGAAATATATTGTATATCACATTACCATTGTCGTTGATTGATTGTTACTCCTGAATTTTGTTTAGCCTGATTCTATAATAACCTTAAAGTAGAAAAAGAGTAATAAACATAAAATGTTTCTCAAGCCTCATTCCCTATATGAAAATCAATAACGCGGAGGTTCTTGCCATCTATAGAACACTCAAGATTTTCCTCAATTTCGAGCGTCTGAATCACTCAAGTCTCATTGTGGAATCGGACTCGGTTAACGCTGTCAAATGGTGTAATGGAGAAATCAAGGGCCCTTACAATCTAAATTTTACCATTAATTTCATTCATGGAACGTTGGTAAATGGACCGGGAATTAGCATCTTGTACAAAAGTCGGGATTCAAATATATGCAAATTCCATGGCTAAACAAGGCCTTCTTAAAAAAGATGAGTTTGTATCTTGGCTTTAGTGGCATGGTGAGTTTCTTAAAAAAGATGAGTTTCTTAAATTTAGCATAATGTGATTTATACTCATCATTATGCTACTATAACCATTGTTGGCCAAGCTTGGCATGTAATGCCTTCCATATTAATAGTATAAACcaacaaattataaaaataaaaataaatataaatataaaagtgTTTCTACTTTCTAGTTATTTATATTCTTACACTAACCAAATATTTGTGATTGTACAATAAAAACAAAACTATATTTTATGATACCTAAATATTGTATATCAAGCGATAAGTTTTTcacattttatatatattgcaTGGGTACAATTGCTAGTTAGATGTTAACTGTGTTGTTTTGGGGTTGATGACGCTAttagggtatttggtgaatattATTGAAATTTAGGGATATTTGGCGTATTTTGAAAAGtcgggtgtatttggtgaattttgtgAAAACCAAGGGGTATTTCGTGAAAAACCAAAGTTTAAAACTATCCTAGAAATTGAAGGGAGTTGTTTCTGGTTAAGTTAAATAACTTTCTAAGAGGCTACAATCGATCAAGCACCACTAATAACTTTTCCTAAGAATCATATCGAGGTAAAATTAGCTCTTGTTTCTAGCTTTCTTTGGCATGAATAATTTATCACTATATAAACGTAACATACACCATAGTGATATTAAGTTGGATATTTACGACAAAACCTCGAACTAGTGTGAATACTCCTACTCTGCGAAAACTGGCAGTTAAATCTCTTATCTCTCATCATAAGCAACCAAACATTCTTAAGTTCTTAAGACCAAAATGGtaatccctccgtcccatattaaTTGTTACACTTCCCTTTTTCGTCTACGTTGTtatacttctaaattaggaatgactccacaattattatattgtctctatCCCCCACCCTCTCtcatttcaattaaaaaaaatactccattaactcctatcacatctactttttcaataaaataacaattgataaccaaacaaccacttattatgcaaaggtaagtgtaacaactaatttgggacagaGGTAATAAGTTATAAACAATGGCAAGAACAAAAAAGGTGATTACTTGAATTATTTACCTAATTTCTTTGGGACATCACTTGATAAGAACCTAGCAAAGCTATAGTTTGCGAAATCGGGCCGAGAAACAGGCGAAAACGAAGGACCGGACTGTTTTCCAGCAGCGCCCGTTGACGAAAAATAAGCATTGACAAACCCTAGCCCTTGTTCAGTACTGCGTGGTGCGATTCCGCCCGATTGATTGGCAATCCCTGCAATTCTTGCTCCGTATCCGTCACTACCAAGAGTCTGTCCACATGGATaacaaaatttagaaaaaattCTATTGAAAACCAGCTCAATCTGATGAACATTCCGAGTTGAAATTGACATATGATTAAGACCACTTGCCTTGATTTCAATTGATCCAAAATAACTTTTCTACTAAAACTGAACTACAATCATTGACACTGAATTTTTTGGCCATAGATTTACAAATGCTTTTGTTCGACGAagttgatgattttttttgtaattaagtTTGATTTTGACAAAATTGTTGTATTATATACCGATAAATTAGAGATTAAAACCGATTAATAGCGAAAATTGAAGAGAAGAGGAGTTGAACTAACTGAATTGAAGAGCGAGGAGCGAGAAGATCTGGAGATTGAACGCCCGATACGAGAGAGCATCATTTTGTCGATGATCTGAAAGATTGAATTCTGAGCTTCACCAACTCCAActattcttattttttatttctctCGTTGAGACTTGAGAGTATACTATGGACGTGACATGACCAAAATGTAAGCTAAATAAtgaattttttctttttctttttttacaaTCAATTTACTCTTACTCCCTCCGggctccgtcccttaatactcgcaccggtttgaccgatgcggagtttaagatatttgaattgacttattaatttaatggtgttagttgatagtgggctatttttttcatattattagtgggaaatgtgtaagaggtaGGGAATGGTGAGTGAAagatgtgaatttttaaataattttttgtaaagaataggggtgtaggtggggtagtaggtaaatgtgagaaataatataatattgataaaaatttccatttatagaagcggtgcaagtattaagggacgactcaaaaaggaaagcggtgcgagtattaagggacgaatgGAGTGATATATTAGCCAAGTATCTTCTATTAACACAATCATATCAAGGTGTGTTATAGTCATAATATTTTAGTAATTTAGtatatattttgaatttttatatttttattatattgaaATCATTGCACTGGAAGATGTGTTAATAAAAGTTGTTAGTGGACCAGTAAGTAATTTGGGGCCCTTCTCGGCCTTGGGATTTAGGCGGTCATACTCCTGACTATGCACAGGGCCGGACCATATAAAAATAACAATTCTTCTATTttatgagatcttgttagaatcGCTTGTAGTACTCATAGTGAGTGCAAATTACACTTAATTAACCAGGATAACTTTATATTTGAGACATAAAAGTTACCCCCATATGGTACGGCCATCATTTGAAGTTGCTTCGAATGTGAGATGAGTAGATACGTAACCTAACAGTTTTGTATGCGTAATGTACAAAGTCCAAGGCTAGTAAAATAAAGCCTTTTTTCAGAATTAATCTTGACTTGATGCAATTCATGCAAAGAGTACATAATAAGAAAGCTATACATAATCTAAGTATAACTTAATCATGGTGCTTCACTTCTTTCCTTCTCTTGCTTCCGCCGCCGTACCATAATTTGCTTAAGGCATTCGAGGATGTTTTCCTACAAATCAAACAGAAGCATGCTCCGTattagaaaacattagacgataaTGATAACGATAACGTAAAATGAAATTATATAGCGATAAAGGTAAAATAATTTAGAACTTACAAATACACGAGAACTTGTATTTGATAACTTGTATAGGCTCCCTTTTGATCTTCTTCTAAACCTTGTAATTTTTATCTCTAAATCCCTATCATATTTAACACTATCATCCCAAGATGAAATACCATAATTATCCTTGTTAAGCTCTTGATTCCACTTTGTGCTATTAGCACTGGCCCACTTCTTCCAAGGCCCAATTTGTCTTTTCACCTCATTCTTACTCTTCCCTTGATCCATCATACTATTTTCTATTATATCCAAGCCCAAATCGGGACTTGTATCTGGTATTGGGCCTTCAAAGCAGAACCTATGAGACAAGGATCGGGCCGGACGAGGCCCATCTAAAACGGTAGTTGGAGAGGAAGGCATATGGGATGTCATCACTTGAGCCTCAACCAACATCCTAGGAGGAAGCTCTAAGCATCTTGCACTATTGGGCTTACATTGGCCCGATATGTTAATGGGCCTAGGCCTTCCCGGTGCCTCCTCCCACTCGAACGGGACGGACGCCATGGGGTGCAACGGTGGCGTCAAGGTCCATGGTGACTCGGACGCTATTGGCTTATGACTTGGGAAGACCGTAAGAGAGAGCTTTGGCGGTGTAGAAGCTAATTGATCGCGTAGTTTAGGGCCCATACTTCACATACATAAACCCAAACTATCTAGTAAACAGGAAACAATTCATAAACACGTAATAATGTGCACTTCTTCGATCACTTTATTTTTCAAGAAAAGAATATGAGAATCGAACTTGTAACCTCTATATAATAAGATTTTTTTGACAAACGAGTATTTCATTACCTATTATGACGGGAtttgagagagggagagagattAAATTTCATGATCAAAGTTTTCGAGGTAGATATATATAGTGAGGCATGATAATACCTACGCTCGTAGATGAGAAGAATGTGAAGAGAAACGCTCCTTGCGCTTATAATTCACGAGGGATACGAAGGTTTGTCAAATATTGCGCAATAAATAATGGACATTTAGACCATATAGTACGGCTATGTAATAACGTCTCATATATTAAATGTATATATTATATGGTCATAAAAGtcttattttcaattttttgagTGACGACTATCAACGGTCACATTTTGGACGTTTTAAGTTGTTGGAGAAATTATGAATTCTCATTGGTGGACCGACATTATGCATGATTATGTAAAAATGAAGTTAGTTATCACATATTCACATCCTCTCCCACCGATTGGACATGATTAGTAACGCTATGTTTCATTTAGAAAACCCCTAAAACCGTTTTAACTTTTAAGGTTCACAAGTTTAAGCTTGTTAAATTACACAACATCAAAATACGTTAATGGTTAAATAACAGGGTAATTAGTGATGTTTTAGTATAGTGGTTAAGATTGGGGTcttgtataataggttataggTTCGAATCTTCTTCTCCAAATATAATTTGTATTACccttgtatgaactcatgagATGATGGACCAAGTTAGGGGGGATGTAtataatatactccgtaatagtCAACAACTCAACACGAGACGAGTAGGCCCAAATCAGTCAATGTCTATAGATGTAAGAATGTACCCATACAAAAATAAATCttagaaagaaaaattgaaaaatagatTCCGTTATACTTCGTCCAATCTCCCTTTTTctaaatattgcaccattttttattacttttacttatacataattcaagatattaatagttaaaataatatgtcaattattaaaaaaaaaatagtcaaaATAACATGCTGAACAGCGTAAAGTCAACTATGAtgcaatattaaaaaaaaaaaaaatagacaaACTCATTTAATTGGAATGTATCAAAAGCTTCATAATTCTGTTACTATTTTTGGATGGGCCGACCATGTGAATAGATTTAAAATAGAGCCAAATCAAACAATTCAATGTTTTTAAACGAATATAGTTCAGGTCATATTCAATGACCAAACACAAACCTATTTATTTGAAGTTTGGCCCATGTGTTTTTTTGAAGCTGAAAATTCAACATCACACTGCGTAAAAATCAGGGGCCTGTATATCATAACTGGGTAACTACTTAATTAAAAAGTGAAattatttactccctccgtttcattttgtttgttacgtttggacttttacaCGTTCTATTAATGTATAATAGAGATTCTTTTCttgtttattaaaaaattaacccaaataaaacctcaatccactaatcactacaacaaccaataagattgttttatttatcaaaatgaatcaATAATGAAAAAGTACAAAGATTGccaacttaacatacttgggaaatggtaaataaatttaatgagttgaaaaagttgaccaattaaaattaagagTGGGCACaaaaaataacattataataagtttataaatagaaagattcttccatgtaacaaacaaaatgaaacaccctaaaatgaatacgtaacaaacaaaaagaaacggaggaagtagtaagAATTGATCTTATACATAAGATCGTAATTCATAAAAGTATAATTTATTTGTAAAGTTAATAATGTTAAGATTTTAGGATTTTAGTACAACCTTGGTTTTACAAAGAATTGAAAATGGGATTGTACAAAGATGTTATGTCTATAATTTCATATATTTCCAAGCGGGTATATAAATTAAGAGGTAACAAATAGTTGAACCATGAAGTGTTATACTTCTCCGGTTTTAGAAATATCCCACCAAAttgatttttacactatttacattAGACATTTGGTTATCTTTTGTGATTCTTACCTAAGAAAAATCGTAGTAATGtgattttgtttgatttgtatTGACAtatatttctaaatatcaactttttataatttttaattatacaTAGTTCGAGATATTAAAGTATGTGATGGAAAGCGTAAAGCAAAGGaaaggaggaagtatatattttaAGCGAAAATATAGACTAAGAAACAACGGGCAAAGGCTATATTGACACACTTAGGGGTGTAAGTGGATTGAGAAAAGCCCAAAGTCCAATCCAGTCCAGTCCAAAATTTCGGACTGGATCAGACTTGAAATTTTTTGGATCGGACTCGGACTCAAATTACCAAGTCCAATTATTTTTGGACTCGGACTCAACCTTTTAGAGTCCAAAAATCCAATTAAGTCTAAAGTATTaagattttatttatatataaacATATGTAATTAGAAAATTATTGTGAAATATGTGATTTTTATtcctcaaaaaaaacaaaaaaaaagaagtgaTTTTTAGGCCTTTATTTACTCTGTGCAACAAAAAACAATCAAATATTACCCTATATATAAAACCCATAACCCAAAAATATTCTATCAAcctctttctcttttcctttctCTCGCCGGCTGTGATGGTCGATTATTGagctttaatattttaaaattttatttttttaagaacTGGAACTTTTTTTGGCCAAGTTGATGTGTAAGACATAATGTTACTTGCAATTTTATCTATTTCTTAATGGatatttttttccctttatgCAAAAGTGACATGTAGTTATAGGTGTTAAAGTATTTCATACCCAATTTTTAAtactcgtaaattctattttatGTGTATTATTTGCATTCTTTTTTGAATTTAGTATATTTTCATTTATGTTCAAACCCGTTGAGTTTAactttttagaaaaaaaaaaattgaaaaaaagttttttttcaaaaaaaatcggATCGGATTGGACTGGATTCAAACTCAAGAATTTTTTTATAGATCGGACTGGATCGGACTTGAAAAAAGTTTGGATCGGACTCGGACTCAAATATACAAGTCCAAATCCGCTACTTTGGCCTAAAATaccatgctttcgggctattttTCGAGCCGggtcaaatttataactaaaaagtgtGTTCAAGTATCGCGTGTCCGGCACGTTTTAGAAACGGTGGGGGATTGGGGTTGTATGTTGGGCCCGTTGTGGCTCTTATGCACTTACATTtcatttttaatgatttttgtAAAATTTGGGACGTATGAGAAAGAGAGTGAAGCAAACTAAATTGGGACAAAGGGAATAATTAATCTAATGGAAGACCCAATTTTTAGGGGCAAGTATAATACATTTGGACCCCAAATTTTGAATGAGCTACTACTTTTTTTTTGTGCATCGATATTGAAGGATATAAAACAATCCCATAAAATCAAAAGCTTGTAAAAAACGAGAAAAAAAAAGGCAGGAAATAAAAAAATGAATGCTCAGATGCGCTTTGTTTCGTCCGAAGATCAGACATTACGTGGCGGAACCAACTGCCACAAGAAGCGCATATATCATCATAGCTTTGCACCAGCCGGGAATCGAACCCGGGTCTGTACCGTGGCAGGGTACTATTCTACCACTAGACCACTGGTGCTACTTGTATTCTAATTCCTTGACCAAATTCTAGTATATATTTTAATGGTTTAAAACGTGGGCTTAACCAGCCTACTCCAAACCCACAAGTATTATGCATTACAAAGTATttgttaaattataaatttatgcaAACAATTTTTACCATGAAACATACGATAATATAAATTAATGATCAAAGTGCATAGTTGAGCACAAAAAGTCACAATATGATCCTAAATTGATATTTATGTGTCATGGATTAAGTCTTAATTAATGAGAAGAATTGTTCACTTCATACATTAGTAACTAATATGGAATTTTCTATTGTTCATTTTATGCATCAGCATTAGTATTGCATTTCATTTCATCAGCAATAGTAGCATGTTATGGATTTTTTTGTTCGAGCTAGTTGTCCAAGTCTAACCTCTACAACCTTGCTCATTACAAGGGTGGTTACTTTTACAAAAACTTGTCTTTAGACAACTGAACACATTATGTGtgaacgaaaatgataaaggtcgcaacatgcgacctttaagccgtgtcacaatgatgacatgacatgcttatgtgtcatgatttaaattggaaactaaaatatttaacttatgtGAAAATGTGATCAATTCGAGCTAGTTGTTTTAGCCTAACCTCTACAAGCTTGTTCATTACAAGGGTGTTTATTTTCGCAAAAACATGTCTTTAGACAACTGAACATATGCAAAATTGCTGATAGAATTTCTGAAATTGTTAAAGGACTATTTGAACATAAGAGGCCAACAACTAATCTCTTTCTACCACACTTTCAGGAGATTCAGGCTTACCTTATCAAAGAATCAGGCAGTTGTTCAGACACATTTGTGAGCCTTGTGGCACAGAAAATGCTTGATTTCTTCAACAAATACTAATAATATTTTGTGATCTCAAATTTACTTTGTTTTCTGTCTTAAGTCTTAACTGAACAATTGAAAATCCTGTTAAATCTGTTCTGTTGTTTGCACAAATATAACAAGGTACTAATGCAGAATGAACTTACTGTCTGTTTCTGTTTTCGAGGCCTGAACTGATAAAATTTTGTTAGCTTGAATTTACTTTCATTTCTGTCTTAACTGaacaattgaagtatt
This genomic stretch from Spinacia oleracea cultivar Varoflay chromosome 3, BTI_SOV_V1, whole genome shotgun sequence harbors:
- the LOC110783030 gene encoding uncharacterized protein; this encodes MGPKLRDQLASTPPKLSLTVFPSHKPIASESPWTLTPPLHPMASVPFEWEEAPGRPRPINISGQCKPNSARCLELPPRMLVEAQVMTSHMPSSPTTVLDGPRPARSLSHRFCFEGPIPDTSPDLGLDIIENSMMDQGKSKNEVKRQIGPWKKWASANSTKWNQELNKDNYGISSWDDSVKYDRDLEIKITRFRRRSKGSLYKLSNTSSRVFENILECLKQIMVRRRKQEKERSEAP